In Anopheles gambiae chromosome 2, idAnoGambNW_F1_1, whole genome shotgun sequence, a single window of DNA contains:
- the LOC133391490 gene encoding putative nuclease HARBI1 isoform X2: MLFFYNSINVEAEAKQELKRHRRNLRYNTDPLALTDTAYVNKLITVLLTLSSDCRYLRWQLHYRFVNNFRISKSIFMDLLDGIDSSVDSRRAHGISKKEKLTACIIFFASGRYQHGVGKDFHVAMAPTTFSKVLRGTLRPLHSLVGDWINLRMTQSERQEAKEYFFLKSGIENVVMCVDGTHVKIKKPQERPLTFLNRKSFYSINTLIVCDHKTRIRAVDARFAGSHHDAHIWRVSIVRKYFQRLHRSGQRDKILEPWLVRPHRDPDEGSAEAEFNKKHSSGRMIVEQTIGVWKSRFRCLAGTDRSLNYDPKTSGLIINTCCALHNICIENNIEWQQIFTDLLEDI, from the exons atgttgttcTTTTATAACAGTATAAACGTAGAAGCTGAGGCAAAGCAGGAATTGAAAAGACATCGTAGGAATCTTCGATATAATACCGATCCTCTTGCTTTAACGGATACAGCGTACgtaaataaattgataacTGTTTTGCTAACGTTATCATCTGATTGTCGTTATCTTCGTTGGCAATTACATTACAGATTTGTTAACAACTTTAGGATATCGAAATCTATTTTCATGGATTTGCTTGATGGTATTGATTCTTCGGTAGACTCTCGCAGAGCGCATGGAATatcaaaaaaagagaagttGACGGCATGTATAATATTCTTCGCATCTGGGAGATATCAGCATGGCGTAGGAAAAGATTTCCATGTCGCAATGGCTCCGACAACTTTTAGTAAAGTTTTGAGAGGAACTTTACGACCACTCCACTCATTAGTTGGGGATTGGATAAATTTGCGAATGACTCAATCAGAGAGACAGGAAGCTAAAGAATATTTCTTCTTGAAAAGCGGTATTGAGAACGTCGTGATGTGCGTAGATGGAACGCacgttaaaattaaaaaaccgCAAGAACGTCCGCTTACTTTCCTGAATAGGAAATCATTTTACAGCATTAACACATTGATT GTGTGTGACCATAAAACACGCATACGAGCCGTTGATGCACGATTTGCTGGATCACATCACGATGCGCATATATGGCGAGTGAGCATTGTGCGCAAATATTTCCAACGATTGCACAGAAGCGGGCAAAGGGACAAGATTTTGG AACCGTGGCTAGTAAGACCGCACAGAGACCCAGACGAAGGATCCGCCGAGGcagaatttaacaaaaaacactcttcTGGTCGGATGATTGTAGAACAGACAATAGGCGTTTGGAAATCCCGGTTTCGATGTCTCGCTGGGACAGACAGATCACTAAACTACGATCCTAAAACAAGTGGTCTAATTATTAACACATGTTGTGCGTTGCATAACATCtgtattgaaaataatatagAGTGGCAACAAATTTTCACAGATTTATTAGAAGATATTTGA
- the LOC133391490 gene encoding putative nuclease HARBI1 isoform X1: MLFFYNSINVEAEAKQELKRHRRNLRYNTDPLALTDTAYVNKLITVLLTLSSDCRYLRWQLHYRFVNNFRISKSIFMDLLDGIDSSVDSRRAHGISKKEKLTACIIFFASGRYQHGVGKDFHVAMAPTTFSKVLRGTLRPLHSLVGDWINLRMTQSERQEAKEYFFLKSGIENVVMCVDGTHVKIKKPQERPLTFLNRKSFYSINTLIVCDHKTRIRAVDARFAGSHHDAHIWRVSIVRKYFQRLHRSGQRDKILGDAGYPSEPWLVRPHRDPDEGSAEAEFNKKHSSGRMIVEQTIGVWKSRFRCLAGTDRSLNYDPKTSGLIINTCCALHNICIENNIEWQQIFTDLLEDI; this comes from the exons atgttgttcTTTTATAACAGTATAAACGTAGAAGCTGAGGCAAAGCAGGAATTGAAAAGACATCGTAGGAATCTTCGATATAATACCGATCCTCTTGCTTTAACGGATACAGCGTACgtaaataaattgataacTGTTTTGCTAACGTTATCATCTGATTGTCGTTATCTTCGTTGGCAATTACATTACAGATTTGTTAACAACTTTAGGATATCGAAATCTATTTTCATGGATTTGCTTGATGGTATTGATTCTTCGGTAGACTCTCGCAGAGCGCATGGAATatcaaaaaaagagaagttGACGGCATGTATAATATTCTTCGCATCTGGGAGATATCAGCATGGCGTAGGAAAAGATTTCCATGTCGCAATGGCTCCGACAACTTTTAGTAAAGTTTTGAGAGGAACTTTACGACCACTCCACTCATTAGTTGGGGATTGGATAAATTTGCGAATGACTCAATCAGAGAGACAGGAAGCTAAAGAATATTTCTTCTTGAAAAGCGGTATTGAGAACGTCGTGATGTGCGTAGATGGAACGCacgttaaaattaaaaaaccgCAAGAACGTCCGCTTACTTTCCTGAATAGGAAATCATTTTACAGCATTAACACATTGATT GTGTGTGACCATAAAACACGCATACGAGCCGTTGATGCACGATTTGCTGGATCACATCACGATGCGCATATATGGCGAGTGAGCATTGTGCGCAAATATTTCCAACGATTGCACAGAAGCGGGCAAAGGGACAAGATTTTGG gGGATGCTGGGTATCCATCAGAACCGTGGCTAGTAAGACCGCACAGAGACCCAGACGAAGGATCCGCCGAGGcagaatttaacaaaaaacactcttcTGGTCGGATGATTGTAGAACAGACAATAGGCGTTTGGAAATCCCGGTTTCGATGTCTCGCTGGGACAGACAGATCACTAAACTACGATCCTAAAACAAGTGGTCTAATTATTAACACATGTTGTGCGTTGCATAACATCtgtattgaaaataatatagAGTGGCAACAAATTTTCACAGATTTATTAGAAGATATTTGA
- the LOC133391490 gene encoding putative nuclease HARBI1 isoform X3, which yields MLFFYNSINVEAEAKQELKRHRRNLRYNTDPLALTDTAFVNNFRISKSIFMDLLDGIDSSVDSRRAHGISKKEKLTACIIFFASGRYQHGVGKDFHVAMAPTTFSKVLRGTLRPLHSLVGDWINLRMTQSERQEAKEYFFLKSGIENVVMCVDGTHVKIKKPQERPLTFLNRKSFYSINTLIVCDHKTRIRAVDARFAGSHHDAHIWRVSIVRKYFQRLHRSGQRDKILGDAGYPSEPWLVRPHRDPDEGSAEAEFNKKHSSGRMIVEQTIGVWKSRFRCLAGTDRSLNYDPKTSGLIINTCCALHNICIENNIEWQQIFTDLLEDI from the exons atgttgttcTTTTATAACAGTATAAACGTAGAAGCTGAGGCAAAGCAGGAATTGAAAAGACATCGTAGGAATCTTCGATATAATACCGATCCTCTTGCTTTAACGGATACAGC ATTTGTTAACAACTTTAGGATATCGAAATCTATTTTCATGGATTTGCTTGATGGTATTGATTCTTCGGTAGACTCTCGCAGAGCGCATGGAATatcaaaaaaagagaagttGACGGCATGTATAATATTCTTCGCATCTGGGAGATATCAGCATGGCGTAGGAAAAGATTTCCATGTCGCAATGGCTCCGACAACTTTTAGTAAAGTTTTGAGAGGAACTTTACGACCACTCCACTCATTAGTTGGGGATTGGATAAATTTGCGAATGACTCAATCAGAGAGACAGGAAGCTAAAGAATATTTCTTCTTGAAAAGCGGTATTGAGAACGTCGTGATGTGCGTAGATGGAACGCacgttaaaattaaaaaaccgCAAGAACGTCCGCTTACTTTCCTGAATAGGAAATCATTTTACAGCATTAACACATTGATT GTGTGTGACCATAAAACACGCATACGAGCCGTTGATGCACGATTTGCTGGATCACATCACGATGCGCATATATGGCGAGTGAGCATTGTGCGCAAATATTTCCAACGATTGCACAGAAGCGGGCAAAGGGACAAGATTTTGG gGGATGCTGGGTATCCATCAGAACCGTGGCTAGTAAGACCGCACAGAGACCCAGACGAAGGATCCGCCGAGGcagaatttaacaaaaaacactcttcTGGTCGGATGATTGTAGAACAGACAATAGGCGTTTGGAAATCCCGGTTTCGATGTCTCGCTGGGACAGACAGATCACTAAACTACGATCCTAAAACAAGTGGTCTAATTATTAACACATGTTGTGCGTTGCATAACATCtgtattgaaaataatatagAGTGGCAACAAATTTTCACAGATTTATTAGAAGATATTTGA